One Malania oleifera isolate guangnan ecotype guangnan chromosome 10, ASM2987363v1, whole genome shotgun sequence genomic region harbors:
- the LOC131165802 gene encoding uncharacterized protein LOC131165802, translating into MDTRKGRDSSSREESKLSPCKDQDEDGEEEEILHQYDLHQNSSSSSKAKKKKKKKKKKQRSEATAAAAAAGSSSISNSSSSVEEINTNGSVSGGKKAAADADAASAAGTSGSVRPYIRSKMPRLRWTPDLHLCFVHAVERLGGQDRATPKLVLQLMNIKGLSIAHVKSHLQMYRSKKMDDQNQVRTEQGLFGEGADHHIYNLSQLPMLQSFNHRPSSILRYGDNASWSGHGSKTYSHGNKIYSSYNMGGVPFDRARHGIYGSTYNIGVGNSPFKSNITDENPFKGNNNIISLNNNNIVCTSPKHNSFHGQVLSHQRPLFHRTPAEAFRSSQQLRHDSCKRPQVLASTSTEHNLLSQLMQERERAEEVKCLNNDKTQEDQQNRLKRKSSELDPNLDLNLSLRVAPENGNELVDSNLSLSLFSSSSSRLSGSKEEEYYCNDGEKHTKRASTLDLTL; encoded by the exons ATGGATACGAGGAAGGGAAGAGATAGCTCTAGCAGAGAAGAATCCAAGCTAAGCCCTTGTAAGGATCAGGACGAggatggagaagaagaagaaatactTCACCAATATGATCTTCATCAGAACTCGTCATCGTCCTCCAaagcgaagaagaagaagaagaagaagaagaagaagcagaggaGTGAAGCAACAGCAGCAGCCGCAGCAGCTGGGAGCTCATCAATTAGCAACAGCAGCTCATCAGTTGAAGAGATCAACACTAATGGCAGTGTTAGCGGAGGGAAGAAGGCAGCAGCAGATGCTGATGCAGCTTCCGCAGCCGGGACTTCCGGATCCGTAAGGCCTTATATCCGCTCGAAGATGCCGAGGCTGCGGTGGACGCCCGATCTCCATCTCTGTTTTGTTCATGCTGTTGAAAGACTGGGAGGCCAGGACA GAGCAACGCCCAAGTTGGTTCTTCAATTGATGAACATCAAGGGCCTTAGCATCGCTCATGTGAAGAGCCATCTTcag ATGTATAGGAGCAAGAAGATGGATGATCAAAATCAAG TTAGAACGGAGCAAGGGCTATTCGGGGAAGGGGCCGACCACCATATTTACAATCTGAGTCAGCTCCCAATGCTACAAAGTTTTAACCACAGGCCTTCTTCAATTTTAAG ATATGGTGACAATGCTTCATGGAGTGGCCATGGCAGCAAGACTTACAGCCATGGCAACAAGATTTACAGCTCTTACAACATGGGAGGGGTTCCATTTGATAGAGCAAGACATGGGATTTATGGTTCAACTTATAATATTGGAGTTGGGAATTCGCCTTTCAAGAGTAATATTACTGATGAAAATCCTTTCAAAGGCAACAACAACATCATCTCACTAAACAATAACAATATTGTTTGCACAAGTCCaaaacataattctttccatggGCAAGTACTGAGTCATCAAAGACCATTATTCCATAGGACTCCTGCAGAAGCCTTTCGATCATCGCAACAATTGCGTCATGATTCATGCAAGCGACCTCAAGTCCTCGCGTCGACCTCCACTGAACATAATCTTTTATCCCAATTGATGCAAGAAAGGGAGAGAGCTGAAGAAGTGAAGTGTTTGAACAATGACAAAACTCAAGAAGATCAACAAAACAGGTTGAAGAGGAAGAGTTCGGAATTGGATCCCAACCTTGACTTGAACTTATCTCTAAGAGTGGCACCTGAAAATGGCAACGAATTAGTCGATAGCAATTTATCTCTTTCTTTGTTTTCGTCATCGTCCTCAAGGCTTAGCGGGTCGAAGGAGGAGGAATATTATTGTAATGATGGTGAGAAGCATACAAAGAGGGCGAGTACTCTAGATCTGACTTTGTGA